From the genome of Bacteroidota bacterium, one region includes:
- the thiL gene encoding thiamine-phosphate kinase: protein MAKQTEIKELGEFGLIDFLTKNLKIKNESTVKGVGDDCAVIEKGEKQTVVSTDMLVHKVHFDLMYSPVKHLGYKSIIVGISDIYAMNVNAEQVLVSIAVDNTISVELLEELYNGMITACENYKVDLVGGDTTTIPQGLIINITAIGSAKKEKIVYRKGATKNEVICVTGDLGASYIGLLILEREKEVFIENSEIKPKLEGHDYILKRNLKPEARKDIVKMFDDLKIKPTSMIDISDGLSSELLHICKNSKVGCKIFEDKIPIDEATYNTARELNLDPTMAALNGGEDYELLFTITLEDFEKIKNNSDITAIGHITDEDYGAKLITKSNNAHPIKAQGWESFKE, encoded by the coding sequence ATGGCAAAACAAACAGAAATAAAAGAACTTGGGGAATTCGGATTGATTGATTTTCTCACAAAAAATTTAAAAATCAAAAACGAATCAACAGTAAAGGGTGTAGGAGATGATTGTGCTGTTATTGAAAAAGGAGAAAAACAAACAGTTGTTTCTACTGATATGCTTGTTCACAAAGTACATTTCGACCTGATGTATTCTCCTGTTAAGCATTTGGGATACAAATCTATAATTGTAGGTATTTCCGATATTTACGCAATGAATGTAAATGCTGAGCAAGTGCTAGTTTCCATTGCTGTTGACAATACAATTTCTGTTGAGCTACTTGAAGAACTTTACAATGGAATGATAACAGCCTGTGAAAATTATAAAGTTGATTTAGTGGGAGGCGATACTACAACAATTCCTCAAGGACTAATAATAAATATAACAGCAATAGGTTCTGCAAAAAAAGAAAAAATTGTTTACCGCAAAGGTGCTACAAAGAATGAAGTAATTTGTGTTACAGGCGACTTAGGAGCATCTTACATTGGTTTGCTTATTCTTGAAAGAGAAAAGGAAGTTTTTATTGAAAATTCTGAAATAAAACCTAAACTTGAGGGACATGATTACATCCTCAAACGTAACCTAAAACCTGAAGCCCGCAAAGACATAGTTAAAATGTTTGATGATCTTAAAATAAAACCCACCTCTATGATTGACATTTCTGATGGTTTAAGCTCTGAGCTTTTGCATATTTGCAAAAATTCAAAAGTGGGTTGCAAAATATTTGAAGATAAAATTCCTATTGATGAAGCAACTTATAATACTGCACGGGAATTAAATTTAGATCCAACAATGGCTGCTCTCAATGGAGGCGAAGATTATGAATTGCTGTTTACGATAACTCTGGAAGATTTTGAAAAGATTAAAAACAATTCTGATATTACAGCAATAGGACATATTACCGATGAAGATTATGGTGCAAAACTAATTACAAAATCAAATAATGCACATCCAATAAAAGCACAGGGTTGGGAGTCGTTTAAAGAATAA